CCTTGTTTGGCTTTGTGGTACTCGGCGGACGTTATGAGATTTTTCTCAAAAAGTTCGGCCAGTTCCTTAAGCTCGCGAAGGCGCATGGCATCAGGGTCTTCCAGTTGGGCTACATGGCGGGGGCCCGCCAGTCTTTCGGCCGCCGCCCTGCCGTCCATACGTACGGACACCAAGCCGCCAAGAAAGCTGACTTCCACTTCTTTTCCGCTGATCATGGGGTCGGAAAGGACTTCGGAGAGGCTTTTGCCGTCGCGTTTCAGCTTTTGGAAAAAGCGGTATCCCGAGTAGATTATGAGGGCGGTTCCGCCGAAGAAGATATAAGGCATAAATTGGACCAGACCGCCAAAGAAGAGGACGGCCCCTCCCAGCCCCAAAACCAAAACGGCGTGCAGAACCAAAATGAAATAGGCCAGGAATACGCTTTTTACGACCCCCGGATTTTCCGGTTGCTTAGGGGCCTGCTTGTTGCGGTTAAAAAACATGCTTTCATTTCTTCCCGAATTTCTCCACCAACTTATGCTCGTAGCATTCGGGCACATCAAACTCAAGCGAGCCTGAACGCATAAGATTGAGCTTGGTTATCAGGTGGTTCAATTTCTTCATTGCTTTGTATTTTTCCCGGGTGTCTTCCATGCCTGCCATTAGCTGCTCCATGTTGGCGATTTCTTTTTTTACTTCCACCTCCGGGGGCAGGCAGCCCGCGTTCTTGAGTATTTTGTAAGCCATGCGCAGGTCTTCGGGAACGCAAACGTCCCTGTCCAGGTCGATGGGTTTGCCGGCGCCTGGAAGATCGTCAAAGACTCCTCTACGTTGGGCGTCTTGAATTCGCTGCTCGATGATTTTGTTAAAACCGTCCACACGCTCACCTGCAAAGGAGCCGTACTCAAGAGATCGGCGGTTCACTGTCCAAAGATAAAACATTCCTTGGACGGTGGCAACTAAAAAACCCCCGAGAGGGCTGGACGCCTCCCGAGGGTTTTAATTGCGTTTGGTGGCGATG
This DNA window, taken from Desulfatibacillum aliphaticivorans DSM 15576, encodes the following:
- a CDS encoding SHOCT domain-containing protein, whose protein sequence is MFFNRNKQAPKQPENPGVVKSVFLAYFILVLHAVLVLGLGGAVLFFGGLVQFMPYIFFGGTALIIYSGYRFFQKLKRDGKSLSEVLSDPMISGKEVEVSFLGGLVSVRMDGRAAAERLAGPRHVAQLEDPDAMRLRELKELAELFEKNLITSAEYHKAKQGLLK
- a CDS encoding DUF1992 domain-containing protein encodes the protein MDGFNKIIEQRIQDAQRRGVFDDLPGAGKPIDLDRDVCVPEDLRMAYKILKNAGCLPPEVEVKKEIANMEQLMAGMEDTREKYKAMKKLNHLITKLNLMRSGSLEFDVPECYEHKLVEKFGKK